DNA sequence from the Gammaproteobacteria bacterium genome:
TGCGTGCCCCGAGAGGTGCGGCGCGGGTGTTGCTCAAGGTGGTTGCTAGTAACCCGAAGGTGGTAATGAAGGCAATTGGCGAATAGCCGGGAATAAATGAGGGAGAATTATTTTTTCTGCCCCGGTTATTTCCGGATAAGACATTGGCTTTATTGATTTCAAGGTGACCGCTGTGTAATTTCTTTCGCGAAAAGAGATTTTGTTCCTGCTGTCAGCCACAGGGAGGTGGCCGCCATGATGTACAGCTCTGTTGCTTCGCTTGACGTTATACGTCAATGACGTATAACATGCCGTTGTTCACCTTTATCGAAACGAAACTGTTTTCACGGCTGGCAAGCGATTATCTGTCGGATGAGGAATACGCCTTGCTGCAGGGTACGCTGGCCGCGAACCCGGAGACTGGAAATCTGGTGCCGGGTTCAGGCGGTGTGCGCAAGCTGCGCTGGGCGCAGCCGGGCCGGGGCAAGCGGGGCGGGGTGCGTGTCATCTACTATGTCAGGTCGAGTGCAGGCATGATCTGGATGCTGACGATCTACGCGAAGAACGAGGCGCAGAATATTCCTGCGCACATCCTGCGCGAGATCCGGGAGGAGATCGATGGCTAAGGCGAAGCGCAACGTCGGCGTGGAGATTCTCGAAGGCATCCGCGAGATCAGGCGCGGGGAGCATGGCCGCGTCATCAACCTGCCGTCCATCGCCGCCATTCGCGAAGGCACCGGCCTGTCCCAGTCCCGCTTTGCCGAATTGCTGGGTGTTTCCGTGCGCACGCTGCAGGAATGGGAACAGGGGCGCCGGGCGCCGACCGGCGCGGCGCGCACGCTGCTGATGATCGCGCACAGGAATCCGCGCGCCTTGCTGGATGTGTCTTGAAATGAGAGCCGGACAATCGGGCAGACCACGTCTTCAGGATTCGGAAGGATGGAGAAAGTGGGTTGGTACCTTTCTCTGCCAGCGGCAGTGTGGTCCGCTCCAAGGGATCAAAAAGCCACGTTGCAAAGCGGGTCGTCAAGCATCAGAAGGACATGCAAATTGGAAATATGGATAGACGCAGATGCATGCCCGGTTGTCGTAAAGGAGATTTTATTCCGGGCGGCAGAACGGACAAAAACCAGGGTAACGCTGGTTGCAAATCAGGATATTAAAATCCCGCCTTCAAGGTATGTTACCTGCCTGCGCGTGATGCCGGGTTTTGATGTTGCCGACAATGAGA
Encoded proteins:
- a CDS encoding type II toxin-antitoxin system RelE/ParE family toxin, which encodes MTYNMPLFTFIETKLFSRLASDYLSDEEYALLQGTLAANPETGNLVPGSGGVRKLRWAQPGRGKRGGVRVIYYVRSSAGMIWMLTIYAKNEAQNIPAHILREIREEIDG
- a CDS encoding helix-turn-helix domain-containing protein, whose protein sequence is MAKAKRNVGVEILEGIREIRRGEHGRVINLPSIAAIREGTGLSQSRFAELLGVSVRTLQEWEQGRRAPTGAARTLLMIAHRNPRALLDVS